GATCAAACACCACAACAACCACCAGATTTAAATCCTAAAGACGATCTGACAGACTACATTGGACGCAATCTTTACATGAGCAAGAATGGTGTACCTGCTAGCCTTAAGATCAAAGACATTGCTAGATTAAAAAATGGAACGATCCAAGTAGAGGTGAAAGATGTGGACAAACCCCGCAAATCTTTAAATCCTTTTAAATTTGAAAACGCAGCGCATTTTAAAAATTGGTTTAGAAAGTTTGCAGAATAAAAGTATTGTATGGTAATGTGTTTTTAAATATTGTATGGTAAATACATGTATTGTATTTTATGTTATATAATTTTGTTGTAAAGTATGGTAATTTGTTGTAAAGTATGGTAAAATATGGTAAATACAAGTAAGGTAATTCTATGATCATCACCATTGCTAACGAAAAAGGTGGGAGTGGAAAAAGCACCCTATGTATTAACTTAGCCCTGCAGTTTCTAGCAGAACAAAAAGACATTGTGGTACTAGACACCGATCCCCAACAGAGTGTAGAAGTATTTGTTAATATCAGAAGCGAAACGAGTTTGCCTATCTTTCCTCTATTTAATAGAACTGGCAATATCACAGATACCCTTAAGCAGATGGTTGGCAAGTACCAAATTGTTATAATTGACACTAAGGGCGAGCACTCCAAAGAAAGTCAAAGAGCAATTTTACTTAGCGATCTTGTTTTAATCCCAACAACACCTAGTCAACTAGATAGCGCTGTGCTTTTGGACATGTTAGAAAGAGTCCAAGATTTACAGGCACTCAATGAAAAGCTAAAAGCGTTGGTTCTTATCAATAGAATACCGCCAATCCCCACTCTTAAAGAAAAACAGGCTTTAGTAGAATTCATTGAGCAAAACAACACTA
The sequence above is drawn from the Helicobacter suis HS1 genome and encodes:
- a CDS encoding AAA family ATPase, producing the protein MIITIANEKGGSGKSTLCINLALQFLAEQKDIVVLDTDPQQSVEVFVNIRSETSLPIFPLFNRTGNITDTLKQMVGKYQIVIIDTKGEHSKESQRAILLSDLVLIPTTPSQLDSAVLLDMLERVQDLQALNEKLKALVLINRIPPIPTLKEKQALVEFIEQNNTNNRVLLLKNHLSERIAFKRSISEGLGVMECGDVKAKREWEQFFNELTSHLPQSMPNKDKSHAL